CGAGACCACGCCCTGTGAACCTCCGAGCTAgatttcagagcctgtgtgcaGCACTGTTTGCAAGAATTGGACTCAAATATGTCAGGATCAGAGCAAATCAACcccatttctagaaataaaattcaaagcataCATTCTATCAAGAGTTGGTTAATAACATCACCTTCATATAGAAAGTACTATTACTCAACCACCattcctgcctcccaccctctccaaagagaaatatagaaaagGAATGTGGAATGAAAGCTCCATGGAGCAGTCTTTGTCTATTGTTCACTACTTTTTCCACAGCACCTAGAATCATGCCTGCCATGTAGTAACTgctcagaaaatatgaaaatgacttTGAATCAGACATTAGGACTATGCTGATCTAAATACACGATAAATGAATGGTATAATTCACTTAGCCAAATAACCAGGGGACACCCACATCCCTCCTACAAAGGGTGCTGCCAGGATGCCCTCTTCCCTACCTTTCGAAGTCGATATCCACACAGCCGCCCCTGTTCTGCATCCACCAAATAGAAGAAGATGGAAGGGGCCAGCTCATGTAGCTGTCGCAAGACATTCCGAGTGGCTGGGAAAGCTGTGACCTTGAAAACCCCAGAAAGCCCAAGAAAAGAGTTAACGGAAAAGGTTAGGAACGTCTAAGCCGTTTCTCAATGCTCATTACTATTTCCCACCAAAAAGAACCTTAAGACCAAAACAGcatgtcttgttagggagaccacttcatgggctatgtagatgcctgaccactgcactgtacagctgaagctgaagctgaataatatggaaggtcaactataattatatatatacgtatatacagtCACAGAATATGaagaacagcatagggaatagtcaatggaattgtaacagctgtatatgataCCAAAGGGGtaagggatagtagattgggggagagaagttatcgctttgtgagggatataaatgtctaactattacattgttttgtacccctgaaacttaaaaaaataataataaaataaaataaaacagcaaatctTAAAAGAATTAAAGTCTACTGAACTCAGTTAGAGCTTAAACTTAGTTCTGTTGAGACCCTAAGTTTCCACAAGTGCAGAAAGAGTGACGAAGTCGCTTAGAGATGCCCTTCAAGCCCAAACATGCGCTGACTGCGAACGGCTCCCATCTCTGGTCCACGGGCTACTGTctgaccacccctcccccacacccgaCTCCACTCAGATGTTCCCCAGCCACTCTGAAGGGGTCATACCTTGTACTCATCATCTACCAACAGAAGAACCTTGGCATAGTCTTGATCCATGATGGGGAGAAGCAAAGACTGCAAGATGGGGCGCTTCAGCACCGGGGGAGCCACTTGACTCCACTTCCCAAAAATGGGATTGAAGACATAGAGGGAACTCATTCCTGTCTCCTGAAATGGGCAAAGTGTCAGCCTCCACCAACATGCAAAGAATGCAAATCCAAGGGGGAAAACTGAAAGTCTTTGCCCTCTTTGTGGAAAATTGTCTTGGTTGAAGGTGAATGATCCCTGAGGCTAAtgtggcaaaaggaaaaatagtcaaACTTCCTCTCGACTCCAAAGCTAACCAAGAACTGGGCACGCTGAGGAACAAATAACAGTCAAGAACCAATTCAGCAACCCCAGGGCAGCCATTCCAGGAGAATGTCTCCCAAGCCCCCTTTCTAACAGTACCAGAATGAACCCACAAAAATCCATCTAATTCGGTAAGGGAGAGTTAGAAATAATAGCTTTATGTCCTGCTCTCCCTCATCTAGAGGCGAGAAAACAGCTACTAACAGCGTCCATGTTTGGGAGGGAAGACGGTGTGCTGGTTTACTCCAGATCTGGTGAATCCCGCCCGCGTTTCAGTCAATTCCACATCAGTCCTGGTTTTTCCTCTCAGGCCAAACACTGGAAGAAACAGAGCTCTAACCCCTGAATACACCCATCTCTAACTCTCACAGAATTCCAAAGCCCTAggataaatttaaattatgaaacacCAAAAAGCCACACCACTTTGGCTCCGATCCGAGGTGGCCTCACCTTGTCCTTTACAAGCAGGGTGcactgtggggggtgggggaagtgagCGGTGGTTCTCTGGACCATCAGTTTAAAGGAGGAGTCTGGCTGGACATTGGGGAGATACTGTTTCCACAGGATGGTGCCAGAGCTGCTCTCAATGCCAAAAAGCTGCAAGATAAACAAACAACTGGCTCACTCCTAGAAAGACAAACCTAAGAACTGATTCTATCCGTGAAAATTAGAACGGGCCCTCTCCCCTACCGCTCCTGGCACCTGAAAAGGTTTGCTACCTGGCGCTTAACCCCCTCTCACCTTGCCTGAggctgtcaccatcaccatcatcttctGCAGGTTGAATTCATCTCGGGCCAGGGTGTCAATGTTGATCTCATTCTTAATCTGACTTCGGGGCTTCCGGGCATCGTAAAACATTTTCCAGAGGTGGGAAGTCCATGCCTGCAGCAGGATGAGCTGGGACGAGAGGCGTTTCAGGAACATCCCCAGCAAGCCATCTGGTATCAAGGGAAAGGTACTGCAGCTGAGGCTCCCTCCCCACCAGACTAGGTGTTTCCAGCTTTTCCTAATGAGGGTTTGCTCCCTCTGCTGTGGAGCATTCAAGCCAGCCACACCCCGGGCTGCATGCCCAAGGGGTGCCAACAGTCTCCCTCAGGTACAGACACGCAACCTACTTACCTAGCTCTTAGGACTTCACCTGCCTAGAACCTTGGAGGAGGAGACTAAGAGGTCAGGGAGCAGCCATGCAGGACGCAGCCACGCTGTGAGTGTCTCCACCACAGCCGCACATCCAGAGAGGCCAGAGGAAGGCTTCTGGGTGCCAGGACTAAACCAGAAGAGGAAGGGGTGTGGGGTGCAGGGGTGCAGATGGATGCGTGTCATGAACAGTATGTCCATTCCCACTGCTTCGTTCCTACTCTGTCAACTGTTTCACTAACACCCAACAGATCATCGATAGCACCCAACTCCTGGGACTATCATTCACTCTCCCCCTGACTCACGTCAAGGCGGCCGCCACTCTCAAATCTCCTCCCTAAGTAGATTCGGTCACTGAAGCAAGGCAGCATGGTAAAGAGTAAAGAGCATGGCCTCTGGAGTCTGGCAGACCTGGATTAAAAGTCCCAGCTCCACCGCTGACTAGCTGAGTGACCCCGGGAAGTGTACTTGACCTTCTGGCCTCTggttcatctataaaatggcacgTAACCCAGTGACTGGGCTCTTGCAAGATGACACCACATGACGTGCATGCAGGGTTTGGCACAGTGCGGGGTACACAGGAAGTGCTCATGGAAAAGGAGGAGTGCCTTTGCTTAGTCTATTTTCCATCAACCTCAGCTCACGGAAGAGAAGTGAGAGGCAAGCAGACCAAGCACAGCCCCAGCAGTCCACGCACACACGGTGTATACCTTGTTGAAGCACATCAGGAAAAACATAGTTAACCAAAAGCTAGTCACGTGGGCAGGCAACGAGCAAGAAGGCAGCAGGAAGCACATTTTACCTTGAATCGCTGGATCCAGGCggcaaaaataaacagtaaagtCAAATTAATGCTTGGCTTAAGAAAATCCGCAATGCCTAGCAGGGTGCCTGGCCCAGAGTAGGCCCTCGGTAAATATCTGTTGGCTGGCGAGATGAATGGATGGAGGGGAGAGAGGTGAGAGGCAGGAGTGGATCAGAGTGGAGGGAGTCAAGCCCTTCCTGGGGGTTGGGACTGCGGCCGGCCCCAGTCATGTCTCTCTAGAAAGGTTTGGCTGTTGGTCTGGGGACCATGGGAGCACAGTGCCTGAAATTTTAGGTTCTCAGACACGGGTAGCTACTACTGTACTAAGATGATTTTTTCCGCAGGACCTTTCCCTAGAGGGAGTCCCGGGTCACTCCGTTCAGAGAAAAGAATGGTACATAACCCGCATGGCTAAAAAGCACTGGAAACTGGTCACAGAGCTCGTTCAAATGAGACTTGCAAAATGGCCGCGCCCGGAAGCCGGGGACGCCGTGATGCAGTGTCGCCTGTGGTGCAACTAACAGACCCCTACCCGGAGCACCCCTTCCAGCAACTCTCTGGTCCCCACCTCTTGCGTTCATACCTGCTTTCTTGCCAAATTCTCCTTCCAGCTCAGCCTGCGCCCCCGTCAGGGGGAGGTCCACCATCTCGAGGCACACCACCTCTGCCAGGGACTCCTCACGGCTCCACAAGACCACCTTCCCTGCTACAGAAACCACGGTCACAAAGCTAGGCCCGCCTCCCTCATCTCCCGCAGAGACTCTCCCTGGCGGCTCAGGGATCCCCGCAGCTCTtgtgtgaaaaagagaaatggcAGAGCAAGGGGCTGGATTCAACAGGCCAAGTGAGGCAAGTTCTCTATCCCACCCTAGAATGCTAAAGAATTATTCAAAAGCAGGGGACAAATGCTCTAGAAAGAGTATTCAGGGCACACTCCACTTGAATCTTTCCCAGAAGCCTGTCCACAGCCCCAAATAAAGTTTGACTGGACTCATGAGCAGGCCAGAAAAAATGGGTTGAATGAGGTCCGCTCACCCAGCTGCTGCAGGAAAAGTAGCAGGTGATCCTCTGTCTGGACCAAGGCCCGGTAGCCCACAGAGTCATCCTTCTTCAAAAACACCTGGATGTACATCTATAAGCCAAACAGTCAAGGCCACTGCAGTCAGTGAGAATTCAAACGCCTCTTAGAGCACCAGACCCTAAGGTTCAAAACCTCAGGAGTGGTCCAGGTCGTGGCATTACCTGATGTCTAAACAACAGAGAGAGTGCCTGGACTCCAACACGACGACATGTATTTTTAGGAGTCAACACAACAGTGCTAGGCTTGAGCTCAGACCTCTCCAGGGAGGAACCTGAGTGTTTCTCGGGTACCATGATGCACTGTGCGCCAATCACACCCCAGAAAACAAGCAGGAGGCAAGGACTCGACTCcccatttcagaaataaaggagTCACAGCCCAGACAGGCTGGGGAACACAACTACGTGTGACAAAGGCAATGCTGGATGCGACTAGGAGTGCAGGCTGCGGGTTGAGGGACTGCTCACCAGCTCTGTGCCTCTGAAAGGACCCTGAACCCCACTAGACAGTTTTCTCACTTACAAAACGAGGGCAGTAATAAGCACCTCACAAGACTGTGGAAAGGGTTCAATCAATTAGTGCGGAAGTGAAAGCTTAGCACGGTGCCTGGTGCAGTGACAAGTTGGCATAAATGGTACCTGTTTTTCCTGTTATTCACAGGGGTTTATGACAAGTCAGTGGCTCAGGAAGAACTAGAACCCACATCCAGACAGCCCTCATCAGGCCCCGTGGCTGTGGCCTGGCCCTGGGGAAAGGACGCCCCTGTTGAAGGGTCCCCCTCACCCGCTCAGGCCGAGTGCCGTTTTGTTCCAGGCTAAAGGTGATTGTGGTATCGAGGAGCCGCCGACCTGTCTCCACCAAGTAGAGGTTAATGACGTAGGTCTGATTGAAGCAAGCCAGCGAGTCCTAGGGATACAGACGGGATACAGATGGTCAACTAGAGGGGTCGCCCCAAACAAAGCCTCCCAAAGGAAGTCCAAGAACTGGGGTGCAAACACCCTAGAGAAGGACACAGGCCAGAAAGGAAATATgtgcagagaaaaataagaaagaaaagaaagctaattCCTAAGGCAGAAATCAGATACctgagtaaacaaataaaatgacagCCACTCTGCTTGTTTCAGAAGGAAGCCAGTACAGTGTGGCAGAGACTTGCCAAAGAGAGGGAAAAGCGTAAGCAGGGAAATCACAAACCCCTTCGGAAAAGCTGACGAGATGGAAGCCACAGCAGAAACCTGTGCCTCCAACCGAGGTCCCACACTCCGCCCCAGGGCCACTGCACAGATTACCCCTCAACAATACCAGCCAGGACCACAAAAgaaatggggaaattgaggcccagagaagaccATGGTTAAGAACAGATTCTAGCAATTCTACTTGCCAATCTCCCAACTAAAATGGatcaagagaaaaatcacttaCAGAACTTAGGAAAGCCCATCTGAGACAGGAAACTCTAGGAGACCTGCGCACCCCAACTTCATGGGTGACCTCCTGTGTCTCTAGATCTGGCACACTGCCCAATGCCGCACCCTACCTGTGGACTCCACTTCTCCGAAAAGCTCCCCATTGACCCATCTTCAGAACTGCTAGGTTTCTGCTAGGGAAAAGAGAAGGACAAGAGCAAAGTGAGCCTAAGGGTCACTTCCCAGTGACCAAAATGAAGCTTTAACTCCTGTATCTATCTTCTCAGCACTTGGGAGAAGGCAAACTTCATTTCTCATTCCTGTCCACAAAGCCTACGCAACCCACACCAGTCCCAGATGGATGGAAGTGAGGGGCCCACTCCTGGGGACCAAGGAAGTGTGCACAACACTCTGCAGATGAAGTGAGAATGTACTTCTCCACAGCCCCCAGGCCCCTGGGTTCAAAGTGACCAGGAAAGTGTGCCCCGACTTCTGGTTCCCAGGGCTTCTGGGGACACGAGAAGGAAACCCCCAAATGCTATTACTCTCAGCACTCACCGCTTCATTCCGACAGGTCATGACTGCAGCCACCGTCTTCTCCCCAGTGGTGGCAAAGCTCACTAGGGCAGTCTGGGGGGAAAGCAGGCTGTCAGCTCCTAAATGGGGCCTTTCCTAGCCCCCAGCCTTCCAGAGCATCACTTCTACAGGGAGGCCCCTTGGCCTTGAAGTTGAAAGGAGCATGATGGCCAGGCCATGTGAGAGCAGAGGGCATCCACAGCTAAAAATAGGCCTCTCACGACCTCCAACACAGGCAGAGGTCAACCCTCAATCCCACGCTGCTCTTATATGTACGGGAATCTCTAATTAATGCCCCCACTTTCCTGTGGACTCAGGGGAAGGCACCAGTGTTACTCTACAGGTCCTTTGTAACTCTCAGGAGAAAAGGCATCCCATTTCTGCTCTCAGGCTAACCCCTCTCGAGCCCCGTATGAACAGATGTCTTCTATCTCAAGCAAATGTGTCTGGTTTTAAAGGCGGGGTTTCTAACACCTGTGTCTTGGCTAGCTCCTCCTGAATCCGGGCAAACCATGCTGCCTGCATTACCTGTGGGAAGTTTTTGAGCAGATTCAGGACTCCGTGATGGTACTGCAGCAGGGCATAGTGGCTTGGGGACAAATGCAGGAAGAACTGCGACCGAGAAGGATCCACTGGGTGGGGCTGTGTGGGCAGGACCCTGGGTTGGAATCCACTAGCAAATTCTAAGCCGAGAGACTGAGAGGCAAGGAGGAGGAAGGTTAGGGCTAGAAGCCAAGAAGTCGGTTTTCCATCCCGGGCTTGCATCCTCTACCCCACTTGGCCAGTGAAAGTAACCAGGCCATGGCACATGGCTCCAAAAGCTCCCATTCAGGTTCTTCAGAGAGGAGAGTGGCCCACTTCCCCTTTCACCAGGTCAGCCAGAGGCCTGACCTTCTGCCAACAGCTGCcaaggcaggaaggaagcagTGACACTAGCACTCTTCCAAGCGGCTAAAGCCATGCCTCGGGCCGGGGGAAGCAGCGATAGCCTCTCACCTGCAGTGGGATCTGCCTCAATTCCCACTCAATCTCCAGGGCCAGAGTCTGGAGGGACCATGAACTTGGGTCAGGGCAAACCAGGACAGCCTCATCCACCATACCACAGGCTCCGGTGAGACTCTGCAGCCAGGGAGTCGAAACCCTGACCTACGGGAAAGACATCGTAACAGAAGGCCTGTGAGGATTTTTAACAACTCCCTCTCAGCTTATCAGGAATGTCACCACCAGACCCCCCCGGGGGGGAGGCCCTAAGCACATGGTTCTTCACGGTTGGCTCCAAAGAGTTAGTCCTGTCCCCCCAGCCTCCCGAAAGCTCCAAAGCTAgagaaaaatcagttttctttctgGCTACTAGAAAAATATGGCAAATCATTTTTAATACCCCACTTGCGATAAGCATTTCTCTTATTTGTCACATGTGGTTTCTCTATCATTATTTTATGGTATTAGCTTGCAAGATATTATACTTGCAGGCAACAAACAGGTCTATGCAGTTTTTTTAGCCACCCCAGGAGAGCACCACGTGTGAATGCAAGGGCTTTAAATACTTGATGAGGAAAAGGCAGCCTCCAAGTGACCAGAAGCAGGGACCTTAAGTGGCTTTTGCATCTACCCAGCCAAGTTCCCTGGTCCCCAGGGCAAAGAAGGGCTCTCCCTATGCCCCTCAAGCCACACGGCTCCTCTTACCTGCTGCACAATCTCTCCATCTTCCACATTAAACCTGACAATGTTCACGTGGCTGAAGGGAACAACACCGAGGGCCCACACCACCCCAGAGCCGTAGGAATAGACCATCTGGTAATGGATGCTGTCActgtgagaggaaaggaaaagcagggAGCAACAGTATTAGCCGCAGGCCAGGGCCATCCTCGGGGGTCATCCAAAACCAAGCTGGGGGGTCCTTAGCCAGATGCCATAAACTAGCAGCCCCAGTTGGTTTTGTTTGGCTCACACAGTTGAGTTTGttgtattttgggtttttttagctAGTTGTCCACATTTAGACCTGATATTTTACATGTAGAAACtaaattttcagcttttcttaaaaagtaagaTGTGGCAACACTAGACCTATCCTACATTCCTCCAGGGCCCCTATCAGCTGAGTAAGGCTGCCCCCTCGAGGTAGGCCAGGCACACTGCAGCTCCGAAGAGTCCACACTGGGCTTGCTTTGCTCCTGGATTCCACCTGGTATCTCTATGCACTGGGCCCCATGGAAATCTGAGTTTTGGATCCCTGccttaaaaatttgaaaacgGCCAAAGGTGGTCTGAACagatcctttcctttcctccctccctcctgttccTTGCCAGCTTCAATGCTTCCCACCACCAGGACCTCTGCAAACCATCTCAAACCTCACTCAGCTCCTACCCTGGGCTTTCTTGAGCTGTTCTAATTCTTAACTTAATATGAAAGGCTCAGTCTAACTTGAACTAGAAGTCACAAAGCCTAGAGTCTGACCACGAGCGATTGAGCCTTGCCCCTTGCTTGACTGGCTCTTGTGCCCGGTTTGAGAGTTTTCTCCTCACCGCAAAGGAAACTCCAGAGGTAGCACAGCCCTTGAGTTCCGGCCTATCCAATGAGCCCAACACACCACACTTGATGACAACATAAGGCAAACCTGGGCCAAAGCAAATGCttcaatcttaaagaaaaagaaggggctTGTAGAGAGCAGAACCAGGTAGCCACCACCTGGTGGAAGGCAGCTTACCTTTCTGGGAGATGTTCCACCCACTTTAGGTGCCCACTGGAGAGGTGATGGAGGGCAAGAGTGGTCTTCTTCAGGACCGCAATGTACCTCACTGACTCCTGCAGGCCTACCAGCCCAAGTGCCTGGAAACTGAGCACAGGTACAGCGGTGAGCACTGACACGCCTCCAAAGCCTCAGGCTAGAGGAGACAATCTGGAACACTCCCACTGCAGCTTAGCAGGTAAGAAAACAGGCTTTGGGGGTCAAATACATCCGGATCCtaagcctggctctgcctctggtTAGCTGACTTGAAAGACTACACTTTCAACCAGTGGGCAGGACAGCTTCCCTGAACCCCCTGAATATCCTAAGGttgttccctccttcccccaggacTTCATAGCAACCAGGCCAATGCTCTACCATGGCAACCCTTCAGACAGTACTGTCATTACTAGACTACACGCCTGCCTCCCTCGACTGACGACGAGTTCCTTGACAAAAACTGTCTCCTATTTAAATGTGTTCCCACTGCCTGGGGACTCCCCAAGTGTTTCCTGACTGCACAGCAGGTCTATAAGCTAATGCAAAGGACACTATCAAATAACTCCAACAGATGTAACAGTAGCTCAAGCTGTTCTCTAAACGTAAAATTAAAACACTGACAGTTtcacgggatgtaaagtgcagcatagagaatgtagtcaataatgttgcaacaactatctatatatagtgccaggggGTACTAAACTAAatggggggaatcactgcataaattatataactgtctaaccacgatactgtacatctgaagctaatacaaagtaatactgaatgtgaactgtcactgaaaaaaaacatttttttaaaaaaacactgaaagtTTTATATTATGTTCTTACATCTAGAACATTGCAAAGCTCTCCAGTCACGGTAAGATTAGGAAAAATAGTCAAGTACAAACACTGCGTCTAGCTGAGAGGTCTGCAtctaataaatgctcaataaatgctggctcAGTAAACACGTGTGTTCCATTACCTCAAGAACATCAAAAACTGGGTGTTTGAGGCTCTTTGGCTCTGTGGTGGTCCCTGGGAAAAAAGCCAAAAGGCCCAAAGTTGCTGCCCATGAAGGTCTATGTTCCAGCAAAGCCTTGAACCAAGCCAAGATAAAACACAGCATCTTCCCCTCTACCTGCCACTGTCCAAGGTCATCAAGATAAAACACAGCGTCTTCCCCTCTACCTGCCACTGTCCAAGGTAATCTCCCAGTTCAGGCCCCCGATATTAGTCTCCCAGGAACGCATGATCCGGCCTCCGTTGGACACAGTGATTGCATCTGGAAGAGACAAGACCATGGTGACGTCAACTCCCCAACTGGTGCTCTGCAGCCTCCTAGGGCCTGTGAGCAGTGGCCTCACCTCTGCTGTATGAGTGCAAGTATGAGCTATTTGCAct
The Rhinolophus ferrumequinum isolate MPI-CBG mRhiFer1 chromosome 9, mRhiFer1_v1.p, whole genome shotgun sequence genome window above contains:
- the EMC1 gene encoding ER membrane protein complex subunit 1 isoform X6; this translates as MAATAASRVWLWAALLIPAAAVYEDQVGKFDWRQQYVGKLKFASLEFSPGSKKLVVATEKNVIAALNSRTGEILWRHVDKGTAEGAVDAMLLYGQDAITVSNGGRIMRSWETNIGGLNWEITLDSGSFQALGLVGLQESVRYIAVLKKTTLALHHLSSGHLKWVEHLPESDSIHYQMVYSYGSGVVWALGVVPFSHVNIVRFNVEDGEIVQQVRVSTPWLQSLTGACGMVDEAVLVCPDPSSWSLQTLALEIEWELRQIPLQSLGLEFASGFQPRVLPTQPHPVDPSRSQFFLHLSPSHYALLQYHHGVLNLLKNFPQTALVSFATTGEKTVAAVMTCRNEAQKPSSSEDGSMGSFSEKWSPQDSLACFNQTYVINLYLVETGRRLLDTTITFSLEQNGTRPERMYIQVFLKKDDSVGYRALVQTEDHLLLFLQQLGKVVLWSREESLAEVVCLEMVDLPLTGAQAELEGEFGKKADGLLGMFLKRLSSQLILLQAWTSHLWKMFYDARKPRSQIKNEINIDTLARDEFNLQKMMVMVTASGKLFGIESSSGTILWKQYLPNVQPDSSFKLMVQRTTAHFPHPPQCTLLVKDKETGMSSLYVFNPIFGKWSQVAPPVLKRPILQSLLLPIMDQDYAKVLLLVDDEYKVTAFPATRNVLRQLHELAPSIFFYLVDAEQGRLCGYRLRKDLTTELSWELTIPPEVQRIVKVTGKRSSEHVHSQGRVMGDRSVLYKSLNPNLLAVVTESTDGHHERTFIGIFLVDGVTGRIIHSSTQRKAKGPVHIVHSENWVVYQYWNTKARRNEFTVLELYEGTEQYNATAFSSLDRPQLPQVLQQSYIFPSSISAMEATITERGITSRHLLIGLPSGAILSLPKALLDPRRPEIPTEQSREENLIPYSPDVQIHAERFVNYNQTVSRVRGIYTAPSGLESTCLVVAYGLDIYQTRVYPSKQFDVLKDDYDYVLISSVLFGLVFATMITKRLAQVKLLNRAWR
- the EMC1 gene encoding ER membrane protein complex subunit 1 isoform X3 encodes the protein MAATAASRVWLWAALLIPAAAVYEDQVGKFDWRQQYVGKLKFASLEFSPGSKKLVVATEKNVIAALNSRTGEILWRHVDKGTAEGAVDAMLLYGQDAITVSNGGRIMRSWETNIGGLNWEITLDSGSFQALGLVGLQESVRYIAVLKKTTLALHHLSSGHLKWVEHLPESDSIHYQMVYSYGSGVVWALGVVPFSHVNIVRFNVEDGEIVQQVRVSTPWLQSLTGACGMVDEAVLVCPDPSSWSLQTLALEIEWELRQIPLQSLGLEFASGFQPRVLPTQPHPVDPSRSQFFLHLSPSHYALLQYHHGVLNLLKNFPQTALVSFATTGEKTVAAVMTCRNEAQKPSSSEDGSMGSFSEKWSPQDSLACFNQTYVINLYLVETGRRLLDTTITFSLEQNGTRPERMYIQVFLKKDDSVGYRALVQTEDHLLLFLQQLGKVVLWSREESLAEVVCLEMVDLPLTGAQAELEGEFGKKAAIQDGLLGMFLKRLSSQLILLQAWTSHLWKMFYDARKPRSQIKNEINIDTLARDEFNLQKMMVMVTASGKLFGIESSSGTILWKQYLPNVQPDSSFKLMVQRTTAHFPHPPQCTLLVKDKETGMSSLYVFNPIFGKWSQVAPPVLKRPILQSLLLPIMDQDYAKVLLLVDDEYKVTAFPATRNVLRQLHELAPSIFFYLVDAEQGRLCGYRLRKDLTTELSWELTIPPEVQRIVKVTGKRSSEHVHSQGRVMGDRSVLYKSLNPNLLAVVTESTDGHHERTFIGIFLVDGVTGRIIHSSTQRKAKGPVHIVHSENWVVYQYWNTKARRNEFTVLELYEGTEQYNATAFSSLDRPQLPQVLQQSYIFPSSISAMEATITERGITSRHLLIGLPSGAILSLPKALLDPRRPEIPTEQSREENLIPYSPDVQIHAERFVNYNQTVSRVRGIYTAPSGLESTCLVVAYGLDIYQTRVYPSKQFDVLKDDYDYVLISSVLFGLVFATMITKRLAQVKLLNRAWR